The sequence GGTATCGGGAAGGAGCTTTGCCTAATTCATTCTTCTATATATAAGGACAAGGTTATCTACTTCCTCTCGTCACTGTCTTCTGTTTGAATCATTTGTAGTTAGTTTTATCAATCCAGCTAGTGTTATTATCAGAAAAACATGGCTCTAATTGCTAAAGTGGAGACTGAAACAAAGATCAAAGCACCTGCTGATAAGTTCTTTAAACTCTTCAAGAGCCAAGCACACCACCTTCCTAATATCTGCTCCGATAAAATACACAAAATCGAGGTACATGAAGGTGACTGGGAGACTCAGGGCTCCGTCAAGCATTGGAGTTACACCATTGGTATGACATGCAACTCAAACTAAGAACCCCAAAACACTAGCGTTATATTctgttaattaaaataattttttatgtttttgtttcatttcattgttgttttcttcacctttcaattattcttttagAATAATAAACGCATGCGtctttgtacatttttttttcttgcaaagAAGTGATCGGGTCTGGGCCGCTAGTGACTATGATGGTTCTTAGTAATGTACATGACATCTAATAATAACTTCAACATATTTCAATTATGTTTAACCTCACATTTTGGTTTTAACTATGTGGGAATTCTCAGAGTATTAAAGAGACTGTGGAATCAATAGATGAAGAAAACAGGTCCATGACGTTCAAGGTTTTGGATGGGGAGGTGCTGAAAGAATACAAGAGCTACAAGTTCACCGCACAAGCGATACCAAAGGGGGAGGGCTGCTTGGTGATATGGACCATCGAATATGAGAAGGCAAGTGAGGGTGGCCCAGATCCCCATAACTACCTAGAGTTTGCAGTTAATATTACCAAAGATATCGAAAGTCACCTTCTCAATGCATAACACCAAGGCCATATCTACCCTTTGCTAGTATCTCGCTCGTAAATAAAGTTTGGAACTTGGAAGTCgggtttttctcaatagtacggtaatttaaaaaacttatgcttaaattattgtagtagaagaagttattacaaatatatggtagtttttgccacctagaagagaggagagagggtgaacagataatttttttttaaaccaaaatcatcttttcaaatttcaaaaggcgaaatcgtcttttcaaaagacgattttaaaaaaatttcaaaaggaactcgtctcttgaagagacgagttccatgaaaaaaaaaaaaattttttataaaaaaaattcccaaattaaaaaaacaaaaaaaaaataacaattcctcaagaactcgtctcttcaagagacgagttccatgaatatatatatatatatataaattcccaaataaaaaaaaaaaaaaacaattcctcaagggaactcgtctcttcaagagacgagttcccatggaaaaaaaattctcaaattaaaaaaaaaaaaaaacacaattcctcatctcttttttaaatctttttgttttaaacacAATCccttttgaaaagtttgaaaagatgattttggtttaaaaaaaatttattcgtTCACTCTCTCTCCTATCTCCTATCTCCTCTCTCATCTCTCCTATCtcctctttcctaggtggcaaaaactattatatatttgtaataacttcttctactacaataatttaaacataacttttttaaattaccgtactattgagaaaaacccTTTGGAAGTCCATCTACGTACTATCTCTATCTTTCAATAAACGTAAATTCCAGGTGTGGACTTGGTGATTAATGCCGAGAAGATAAACTAGGTTTGCCTTGGTTATTTGTGCAATAATATTAGTGCATGAGTGTGATTGATTGTATGCTATCTTGTCCGGGAGTTGCTTTGTGTCTTTTGTAATGGGATTACTACATGTAATGTGAAGACTATATGATGCATGGGGAAATAAATTAAGTGAAAACTTCCATGGGCTCCATCATGAGGAGCCTTTGAGTAAGTCCACAAGCCTACATTCTTGCATTCTAGTCACATGTGTCAAAATCAGTCTCTacaaattaaagttttattcaTTGAAAGGGCAAAATCCCACTTTACACATAATCTAAATAATTTAACTAAAATCTAATAAGTATATCTCTCTTTATATGTATGTACCATCCCAACTTTTAAATTTAGAGATATctatgtaatttaaaattttaaaaagaaaattttagggaTATTTACAaagataaatgaaataattttggtTTCGATAACCATtatctttctctcattttggTTTCTCTgcgttataaaaaaaatgaaaagataaactagagagaaaaaaattatacaatggTTTGTAGAGAACTTTGATTCGAAAAGttagaaaattctaaaattcaCCCACTATCTTTGATATCATTTTGGTTTCTCCGCATTATCAAAAAATGAAGGACAAAAGTAAACTGGGgaaaaaactatacaaagttctCGGAGAACTTTGATTTGAAGAGTtagaaaagaagaattttttgcatttgttttattttaaaattcaaggtAAGTTCTTCACATGTAATTTCTCTTTGGAtttctattatatattaattatgagGATAGtagaataagaataataataaacaaaaactaGTTATTAGTGACCTTGATCAATAGAGGAATTGTTAACCTTCATTACCTTTGTTAGGAGTAGTTAACGATGCGATGTAATGTTAGCCAATAACGATGTTATTAGCCTTGATATacattgatttaaaaatatcctTTTAAAACTAGTTATTAGTGACCTTGGTCAATAGAGAGGATAAGTTATCAACCTTTATTACCCTTGTTAGGAGTAGTACACGATGTAATGTAACCTTAGTCATTAAGGATGTTATTAGTCTTTGATATATCATTGATTGAAAATTGTCTTGTCCACCAATAAGAAGAAAGAAGGCTAGCCACCAAGTACTAGTCTTAATATTTTGGCACAATATTATTACTAGCGAGTCAAAGTGAAATATTTGCtgataaaacttttttaatatgaattgaGTATGCaaaatgtattatttaattctatctttaaattgaaagtgcttaatttttcaaaaacaatgaATTTGATTATTGAATCAAATGAGCTTACATGTTAATGGGCTTTTATAAGGATGtggtattttccaaaattttattatatataataattgatcTTCCTTACACTAACTTTTATCATTGAGCCATCGAGTTCACTTTTCTCTTTATTCTCCTTTTcaattatatatgatataaggAGGGATGAGGtaagaaaagtatttttattagaaacaactttggaattgatttatttttaggattatttatcatattgaattcaattataatttctaaacttcttttttaagaatttgagaaaattaaattaattattgagatattttaattagttttaaatttgttacTTAAAGTCGTTCACATGTTGGATTCTAATATTTGATACGTGAAACTAGCATGAAGGGCTTGACCTCCGGGTTTGGGGCGTCGCAGCTGACTTTGTAGGTGCCTTTAGATTACAGAATTATTAATCAACCTACCAATCTTCAAAGCAATCTAGTATGCAATATGGTTTTGTGATTTAAGATCAAGTGGACGCTTCATTTATTATGTCTTCCAAAAAACATTTTGGGCCTCAATTCGAGATTATCAGATATGGATTCTAACAGTTGCTTCCAATCATGTAGGAGAAATCAAATCAGTGTCACAGAAATCGCTACCATTGTGgtacctgaaaaaaaaaagagactcCTTCccttaatattgaaatttatctGAAGCTATGCAGTAAATAAATGCCCCATTTTGTGCGTCATAATGGGGGATCACATTCAGAATCTTCTGCACAtgcaaattaaaatcaaaatcaagccaTTGGCCTATCACATTACCATTTttggccctttttttttttggcgtgCAACCACGTTATCCAACTTTTATTGAAAACGCCACatcattagaaaattaaattcccATATATATAAAGCTTATGCcagattttttgtttattagatCTTCGGCCACATAAAATTCAGTGCCAATCACAAACATTCGTTGTCCAACCTTGATATTCACTAGGATAGAGATAGAGTGCCCATATATGGACAGTGCACCATACCTTCCGTAAGGTGATTAGAAGAGTGTGGGCTATGTCAAGCTCCGGAGTTATTGTATAGGTAACGCAACGCTAACCATTATTCCAATGCCACCCTCAATCAAACACAATCATACACCCAGCACATGGCCCttcttgtttttaattattatcacAGTGgaagataataataacaaattaaaagaaGGGTCCTCATACGAGGTTTTTGAAGTTCTCCACTCTTTGAGTGACTGCAAAGGATAACTGCAGCCTGgtgaaatggactttggaataTGAGAATTCAAATGAGAGTCTGCTGCCTCCAGATGCTTACCTCAGCCTTGTAATATGAGTATAGATATCGAATGCTTACCTTCTCAAGGCATAAGTGGCATAACAAGAAGGCCTATATCCTTGACTTGGTCTGAAAGCATCCTAGCTTGGGTCCTCCTGGGAATGGGATTGCTATACGTATAACCTCCATATCATTAACATCTACCGGCTACTGCTGTACTCCATGTAACTTCTTGCTGTGCTTAATTATATGAACTTCCTGAATTAATGTCGGAATGACAAACCAGGCTTTATTGAAAGTGGAAACGTTCTTAGAATCAAACGTTTGCTCAATCATGGAATAAAttttgcaataaaaataaataaaagaggagAGTTGTGAAAAGAAGCGTTTTCCTGCAGCAAATTAACTTTTCatacattattttaaaacaaattaacaacTAGTAATCTCTGTTAaaactcaaccaaggtgaataccctaatttcatatatactggaatatttcttgttataactcaaccaagatgaataccctaatttcatatatactggaatctcctgattaaaaatgagttgaaaaataatagcggaaacatacctgaatccattgaaggagaaaccttataggaagaaaacacttgagatggtcttccaattctggccactagattctgtgtcaatttctctctgagaggattttcggaaattggaatgcgtagtggtagaatggagaccataaccctatttataaactgctagggcagttttaattttatcacaattatatttctacccctcatagaaataataattatctaatggtatctacacaataatctcatgacaattatacccttaagccaattaatcaattattaattagatcactatatttaggcttaattaaatgatagcacacacattttaattatttacatgtgtggcccaaattatagattaattacaaaaattaatctaacaatctcccactgggccacatgcatatgtaataaaataaatgtgcTTAACCTTATGAGCTCAAAATTTGCTATCATGTCCTTAGGGTATATCCGAACAATCTCGTCCATTAACTATGCTGACATAGGATCAAGGTGGTCTTTGTTACATCAATCGTTACTAGACCAATCAATGGTCACATATATCTATACAACTAAATGACATAGATCAATCATGAGTgcatagcatggaaattacatgcaATGTGATCTATTCATGCCTATTTCCAACTGGTCCTACTTAACTTTATTGAGATCAAATCTTTAGCATAATTTAACAGAGTGCAATAAAATGAATACTTTATTTCTGTAGAATACAAtccaaatttatagataaagtctaaacataacatagagcaatatacaatgaataatataaactcCCACTAAATTTGGATATCCTCAAATGAGACAACACCCATATGAGCAGTGTGCTCATGAAAGACCTTAGGTGGTAATCCCTTTGTAAGCGAATCCGCTATCATGGATTTTGTTCCAATATGCTCTATGGATATCTGTCCActctgtactttttcttttacaactaggaacttgatatcaatgtattttgattttgtagaactcctgttgttattggaatataaaactgctgatttattgtcacaaaatatcTTCAGTGGTCTTTCAATACCATCCAGAACACGCAGCCCAGTGACAAAATTTCGTAGCCATATTCCTTGATTGGATGCCTCATAACATGCTACAAACTCTACTTCCATGGTGGATGATGTTACGAGTGTCTGTTTGGCAAACCTCCATGAAATTGCTCCACCAGCCAACAGATAAATATAGCCTGATGTGGATCTTCTACTGTCTTGGCATCCAGCAAAGTCGGAGTCGGAATACCCAATGAACTCTAACTGATCCAATCTCCTATATGTAAGCATGTACCCTTTTGTTCTCTGTAAATATCTCATAACCCTCTTGGCTGCTCTCCAATGATCCATTCCAGGGTTACTTAGATATCTGCCTAACAtgccaacaatgtacgcaatatccggacgTGTACATACCTGAGCATACATTAGACTCCCCACAGCTGAAGCGTAAGGAATCTTTTGCATTTCTTGActttctaaactatttttaggGCATTGATTAAGACTGAATTTGTCTCCTTTAGCGACAGGGGTATCACCTGGTTTACTATTTTGCATGCCATACCTTTGGAGGACTTTATCAATATAGGTCCTttgtgacaatcctaaaatacccCTAGAACGATCTCGGTGTATCTGGATTCCTAAGACAAATGAGgcatcaccaagatctttcatctcaaaatgttttgataaaaatctcttggtgtcgtgcaatatgctaatatcatttgtggctAGCAATATGTCATCGACATATAAAACCAGGAAAATATACTTACTCCCACTGAATTTGTGATACACACATTCATCCATAAGATTTGCCTCAAAACCATATGagacaataatttgatgaaacttgaagtaccactgacgagaagcttgcttgagcccataaatggatttagttaatttacaaaccatattctttgagtcttcggacacaaaattttctggttgtaccatataaattgtttcatcaatgtcaccattgagaaacgctgttttaacatccatttaaTGTAACTCAAGATCATAATGTGCAACTAGTGCCATGATTATCCTGAAAGAGTCCTTCGTAGAAACTAGAGAGAAGGTCTCTTTGAAGTCAATTCCTTCTTTTGAGTAAAGCCTTTAGCTACAAGACGTGCTTTATACCTTTCTACATTACCAtttgaatcccgcttggttttaaatatccatttacaaccaatgggcTTCGTACCAACTGGTAATGGGACAAGTTCCCAAACTTTATTGTCTTGCATAGATTtgtactcttcattcatggcttccATCCATTTCTGAGAGTTGGAACTTTTCATGGCTTGCTGGAAGTTGATTGGATCATCTTCCATCATTCCACTTTCTACCTCACGTTCCTGGAGATATACGATATAATCGTCCGAAATTGCATTTCTCCTCtctctagtggatctccttaatggcatattttcttgaggttgttgagtttgttcttcaggagcaatgtcctcatttgcaattaagggttGAACAATATTGTCTGTTGGTTGAGGAtccaaatttacttcttgatcaatgataggtagtgaaacctgtacattatcaaaagcaatagtagatccctcttcctcctcaaagaCAATATTCCTAGCCTGATTTCTCCCCCcaaactcaacatcctcaaaaaATGTTGTAGTTCCCGTCTCAAAAATTGACCTAATAGCaggatcataaaatttaaaacccctTGATCGCTCTACATAGCCAATAAAGTAGCTGCTAATTGTTttagagtccaatttcttttcatgaggCTTATAAGGTCTCGCTTCAACTGGACAtccccaaatatgaaaatgcttTAAACTGGGCTTTCGACCCGTCCAAAGCTCATAAGGCGTTTTAGCAGccgctttagttggcacccgatTTAGGATATAAGTTGCCGTTTTGAGTGCTTCACCCCAGAGTTTTTCGAGTAAAGtagaatgactaatcatactccTTACCATGTCCTTAAGGGTTCGGTTTcgtctttctgctacaccattcatGCTAGGTGATcctggcatggtgtattgagggaCGATCCCACATTCCTTTAGGTATTTACCAAATGGTCCTGGACATTGTTCACCTGATCtgtcatatctaccatagtgTTCACCACCACGGTCAGATCTGACgctctttattcttttgttgagttgtaactcaacttctgctttaaatgttttgaacacGTCCAATGATTGTAATTTCTCATGTATAAGAAATAGGTAGCCatatcttgaatagtcatctatgaatgttATAAAGTACTGTTGACCATTCCAAGATGCCGTAGGGTATGGTCCACAGATatctgtatgaattaattctaagacGTATGTAGCTCTATTTGCacctaatttctttgttttggtttgttttcctttaatacactcaacacaaatatcaaaatctgaaaAGTCAAGTGAATCTAAAATCCCATCGGACACAAGTCGCTCAACTCTAGATTTAGAGatatgacctaggcgtttgtgccacaaTGAGGCCGaattatctttattcaatttacGTTTTGTACCTCGTGATTCcacatgcaaggtttcattataGGACGGAACAGTTTCCAACAAATATAGATTATCATAAACATTAAGTAAACCGGTTCCTAcaacatttgaattaatagataatgcaaatctattgtttccaaatgaacaagaaTAACCTGATTTGTCCAAAATAGAAActgaaattaaattccgtctgAAAGACGGTACAACGAAAGTAtctattaaatccaaaaaataaccagatttcaataataatctaaaatgCCTTATTGCCTTTACTTCTACCGACTGACCGTCTCCGACATAGATGCATCTTTCAGCATCACTTGGTTTTCGGTAACTCAGGCAACCCTGCATAGAAACACAAATGTGAGTAGTAGCACCagaatctaaccaccatgtgttTCTAGATACTGAAGCTAAATTAACTTCAGAACAGACCAAAGTAAGAATTATACCTTTCTTAACATGCCAAGCAGCATACTTGGTACATTCCTTCTTAGTATGTCCAGGCTTATTACAGAAGAAACATGTTACCTcaactttctgtttcttttgttctagGCCATTAGAAGCAGCAACCTTATTATCCTTATTCTTTCGTTTGCCCTTATCCTTGGAAGTGCTAGCCAGATGAGCACTTTCGGTCTTGTCTTacttcaatctctcttcctcttgcacacagaatgaaatgagctcattaagagtccatttaTCATTTTGACAGTTATAACTGACcttgaattgattaaattgtgcAGGAAGAGAGATGAGAACCAAATGCACGAGTAAATCATCAGATAACTCAAGTTTCAAAGCCTTAAGTTTTGAAGCAAGATGAGACATCTCCATGATGTACTCCCGAACATTACCCTTGCCTTTATACTTCATTGAAATCAAGCTTGCTAAA is a genomic window of Vitis riparia cultivar Riparia Gloire de Montpellier isolate 1030 chromosome 1, EGFV_Vit.rip_1.0, whole genome shotgun sequence containing:
- the LOC117925228 gene encoding MLP-like protein 43, with product MALIAKVETETKIKAPADKFFKLFKSQAHHLPNICSDKIHKIEVHEGDWETQGSVKHWSYTIGGNSQSIKETVESIDEENRSMTFKVLDGEVLKEYKSYKFTAQAIPKGEGCLVIWTIEYEKASEGGPDPHNYLEFAVNITKDIESHLLNA